The Martelella sp. AD-3 genome includes a region encoding these proteins:
- a CDS encoding nuclear transport factor 2 family protein — protein sequence MSIELPKVIDTYFSADKKGNAQAISECFTEDATVIDEGNSYTGRDAIRQWMANASTKYTYTVEPFAMTEENGRFVITSRLVGNFPGSPVDLRYVFVLSGDKVAKLEIAP from the coding sequence ATGAGTATCGAACTGCCGAAGGTCATCGACACCTATTTTTCGGCCGACAAGAAGGGCAATGCGCAGGCGATTTCGGAATGCTTCACGGAAGACGCCACCGTCATCGATGAAGGCAATTCATACACAGGCCGCGATGCCATCCGGCAGTGGATGGCCAATGCCTCGACGAAATACACCTACACCGTCGAGCCCTTCGCGATGACGGAAGAAAACGGCCGCTTCGTCATCACCAGCCGTCTCGTCGGCAATTTTCCCGGCAGCCCGGTGGACCTGCGCTACGTCTTCGTCCTCAGCGGCGACAAGGTTGCCAAGCTAGAGATTGCTCCATGA
- a CDS encoding MBL fold metallo-hydrolase, which translates to MREAQSQQAFDPAYGRAVRIADGIFRLTAENPSPFTAHGTNGYMLGNRSLTIIDPGPDIAGHFDIWMKAIDGRKVAGIAVTHTHLDHTPMAHRLKAETGAPILAFSPHRAARPLHDGEENPFAESSDTALAPDITLADGGRFEADGFVLQAVHTPGHTANHLSFALEGTPYLFSGDHVMGWSTTIVAPPDGSMGDYMASLEKLLARPESVYLPGHGGPVAGAHGFVRGIRSHRLMRERAILERLAAGDETIAEMVKVIYRTTSEKLHGAAALSVLAHLEALVERGSVLTDGPPLIAGRYRLQG; encoded by the coding sequence ATGCGAGAGGCGCAATCGCAACAGGCATTCGACCCGGCCTATGGCCGCGCTGTCCGGATCGCGGACGGCATTTTTCGGCTGACGGCAGAAAACCCCTCGCCCTTCACCGCGCACGGCACGAACGGCTACATGCTCGGCAACCGGTCCCTCACGATCATCGACCCCGGTCCGGACATCGCGGGACATTTCGACATCTGGATGAAGGCGATCGACGGGCGAAAGGTCGCCGGGATTGCCGTCACCCACACCCATCTCGACCACACGCCGATGGCCCACCGCCTGAAGGCCGAAACCGGCGCGCCGATCCTCGCCTTCTCGCCCCACCGCGCCGCCCGTCCCCTGCACGACGGCGAGGAGAACCCCTTTGCCGAGAGTTCCGACACGGCGCTCGCCCCGGATATCACGCTGGCCGACGGCGGGCGCTTCGAAGCCGACGGCTTCGTGCTGCAGGCCGTCCACACGCCGGGCCACACCGCCAACCACCTCTCCTTCGCGCTGGAAGGCACGCCCTATCTTTTCTCCGGCGACCATGTGATGGGCTGGTCGACCACCATCGTCGCGCCGCCCGACGGATCGATGGGCGACTATATGGCCTCTCTCGAAAAGCTTCTCGCGCGGCCGGAGAGCGTCTACCTGCCGGGCCATGGCGGGCCGGTCGCCGGCGCCCACGGCTTTGTCCGCGGCATCCGTTCGCACCGGCTGATGCGCGAGCGGGCAATCCTCGAGCGCCTTGCGGCCGGCGACGAGACGATCGCCGAAATGGTCAAGGTAATCTACCGCACCACCAGCGAGAAACTGCACGGCGCGGCCGCGCTTTCCGTGCTCGCCCACCTTGAGGCGCTGGTCGAGCGCGGCAGCGTTTTGACGGACGGCCCGCCTCTTATTGCCGGTCGCTACCGGCTTCAGGGCTGA
- the ppdK gene encoding pyruvate, phosphate dikinase, translated as MANWVYGFGFSEAEEHEIDRDRLGGKGASLAEMARMGLPVPPGLTVVSDVCRYFYEHGKTFPDGLKDEVSEGLAQVERVTGRLFGRSKHPLLLSVRSGSRVSMPGMMDTVLNLGLNDETVQLLAEDTGDARFAWDSYRRFIQMYADVALGLDQEFFEELLEDRLSELGHAYETQLTAGQLEDVVASYKELLEEELGSAFPQDPYEQLWGAISAVFSSWTSARATTYRALHNIPFEWGTAVNIQAMVFGNLGNDSATGVAFTRNPSTGEKALYGEFLVNAQGEDVVAGIRTPQSVTEPGRIASGGEKPSLEKLMPEAFGELETVSARLERHYGDMQDMEFTIERGRLYMLQTRAGKRAAGAAMKIAMDMADEGLITREEAIIRVDPATLDQMLHPTIRPGYKGTQIGSGLPASPGAVTGEIVFTAEAAISAHAEGRKVILVRTETSPEDIHGMTAAIGVLTTRGGMTSHAAVVARGMGVPCVTGAGNMRVDRFANILHGLNGAMLHPGDTVTIDGATGRVMKGAAPTQKPALSGDFQRLMEWADAVRRMKVRTNADTPGDARAARDFGAEGIGLCRTEHMFFDGGRIRMMRRMILAETEEGRREALDQLLPMQRADFEELFTIMHGLPVTIRLLDPPLHEFLPKTADEVADVAEALGMETDKLRHRLDALYEFNPMLGHRGCRLAISYPEIAEMQARAIFEAAIAAARATGEPVVPEIMVPLVSLRAELEYVKGRIDDVAHAVMEESGMAISYLVGTMVELPRAALRAHEIAETAAFFSLGTNDLTQTTFGLSRDDAPGFLGTYQKKGIIERDPFISLDFDGVGELMRLATERGRQTKPDLQVGICGEHGGDPVSIRFCEGLALDYVSCSPFRVPTARLAAAQATVRQAEERGKSQP; from the coding sequence ATGGCGAACTGGGTTTACGGTTTCGGTTTCAGCGAGGCGGAAGAACACGAGATTGACCGGGATCGACTGGGCGGCAAGGGCGCGAGCCTCGCCGAGATGGCGCGCATGGGATTGCCCGTGCCCCCCGGACTGACCGTGGTCTCCGATGTCTGCCGTTATTTCTACGAGCACGGCAAGACCTTTCCGGACGGACTGAAGGACGAGGTCTCGGAAGGTTTGGCGCAGGTCGAACGGGTGACCGGCAGGCTCTTCGGGCGCAGCAAGCATCCGCTGCTTCTGTCGGTGCGTTCAGGCTCCAGGGTCTCGATGCCCGGCATGATGGACACGGTGCTCAATCTTGGCCTCAATGACGAGACGGTTCAGCTTCTGGCCGAAGATACCGGCGATGCCCGCTTTGCCTGGGACAGCTATCGCCGTTTCATCCAGATGTACGCCGATGTGGCGCTGGGGCTCGATCAGGAATTCTTCGAGGAGCTCCTTGAGGACCGACTGTCCGAGCTCGGCCATGCCTATGAGACGCAACTGACGGCCGGCCAGCTGGAAGACGTGGTCGCAAGCTACAAGGAACTGCTTGAGGAGGAACTGGGCTCGGCCTTTCCGCAGGACCCCTATGAACAGCTCTGGGGCGCGATCTCGGCGGTCTTCTCAAGCTGGACCAGCGCCAGGGCGACGACCTATCGCGCCCTGCACAACATCCCCTTCGAATGGGGCACGGCCGTCAACATCCAGGCGATGGTGTTCGGCAATCTCGGCAATGATTCGGCCACGGGCGTGGCCTTCACCCGCAACCCCTCGACCGGCGAGAAGGCGCTTTACGGCGAATTCCTGGTCAATGCCCAGGGCGAGGACGTGGTTGCCGGCATCCGCACGCCGCAAAGCGTGACCGAGCCTGGCCGCATAGCCTCGGGCGGCGAGAAGCCGTCTCTGGAAAAGCTGATGCCGGAGGCTTTCGGCGAGCTCGAGACCGTTTCGGCGAGGCTCGAGCGTCATTACGGCGACATGCAGGACATGGAATTCACCATCGAACGCGGCAGGCTCTACATGTTGCAGACGCGCGCCGGCAAGCGCGCGGCGGGCGCGGCGATGAAGATCGCCATGGACATGGCCGACGAGGGGCTGATCACGCGCGAGGAGGCGATCATCCGCGTCGACCCGGCAACGCTCGACCAGATGCTGCATCCAACCATCAGGCCGGGCTACAAGGGTACCCAGATCGGCTCCGGCCTGCCGGCGTCGCCCGGGGCGGTCACCGGCGAGATCGTGTTCACTGCCGAGGCGGCGATCTCCGCCCATGCGGAGGGCCGCAAGGTCATCCTCGTGCGCACCGAGACGAGCCCGGAGGATATTCACGGCATGACGGCGGCGATCGGCGTGCTGACCACGCGCGGCGGCATGACAAGCCATGCGGCGGTGGTGGCGCGCGGCATGGGCGTGCCCTGCGTGACCGGCGCGGGCAATATGCGCGTCGACCGCTTCGCCAATATTCTCCACGGGTTGAACGGCGCGATGCTGCATCCCGGCGACACGGTGACGATCGACGGCGCCACCGGTCGGGTGATGAAGGGCGCGGCGCCGACGCAGAAACCGGCGCTGTCGGGCGATTTTCAGCGGCTGATGGAATGGGCCGACGCGGTGCGCCGCATGAAGGTGCGAACCAACGCCGATACGCCGGGCGATGCCCGCGCCGCGCGCGATTTCGGCGCGGAGGGCATCGGGCTCTGTCGCACCGAACACATGTTTTTCGACGGCGGCCGCATCCGCATGATGCGGCGGATGATCCTGGCGGAAACGGAGGAGGGCAGGCGCGAGGCGCTCGACCAGCTCCTGCCCATGCAGCGGGCCGATTTCGAGGAACTCTTCACCATCATGCACGGCCTGCCGGTGACGATCCGCCTGCTCGACCCGCCCTTGCACGAGTTCCTGCCGAAGACGGCTGACGAGGTGGCGGATGTGGCCGAGGCGCTCGGCATGGAGACCGACAAGCTGCGCCACAGGCTCGACGCGCTCTACGAATTCAATCCCATGCTCGGCCATCGCGGTTGCCGGCTGGCGATCTCCTATCCGGAGATTGCCGAGATGCAGGCCCGCGCGATCTTCGAAGCCGCGATCGCGGCTGCCCGCGCGACCGGAGAACCGGTCGTCCCGGAGATCATGGTGCCGCTTGTGAGCCTGCGCGCCGAGCTTGAATATGTGAAGGGGCGAATAGACGACGTCGCCCATGCGGTGATGGAAGAAAGCGGCATGGCGATTTCCTATCTCGTCGGCACGATGGTGGAGCTGCCGCGCGCGGCCTTGAGGGCGCATGAGATCGCCGAGACGGCTGCCTTCTTCTCGCTGGGCACCAACGACCTGACGCAGACGACCTTCGGGCTTTCGCGGGACGATGCGCCGGGCTTTCTCGGAACCTACCAGAAGAAGGGCATCATCGAGCGTGATCCGTTCATCTCGCTCGATTTCGACGGCGTGGGAGAACTGATGCGGCTTGCCACCGAGCGGGGCCGGCAGACCAAGCCGGATCTTCAGGTCGGCATTTGCGGCGAACATGGCGGCGATCCGGTGTCGATCCGCTTCTGCGAAGGTCTCGCGCTCGACTATGTGTCCTGCTCGCCTTTCCGCGTGCCGACCGCGCGGCTTGCCGCGGCCCAGGCGACCGTCAGGCAGGCAGAGGAGAGGGGCAAATCTCAGCCCTGA
- a CDS encoding chromosome segregation SMC family protein: MKFERLRLVGFKSFVEASDFVIAPGLTGVVGPNGCGKSNLVEALRWVMGENSYKNMRASGMDDVIFSGSGSRPARNSAEVGLHIDNADRTAPAAFNDSDEIQVSRRITREQGSLYRINGKEARAKDVQLLFADASTGARSPSMVGQGRIGELIQAKPQARRQLLEEAAGISGLYSRRHEAELRLRAAESNLERLEDVTAQLSSQIESLKRQTRQATRYKSLSADIRAHDAILLHLRWVEAKNMEGEATSALNQLTSAVAERANQQMEAAKTQAVAGLKTPELRDAEVRAAATLQRLQIARRQLDDDAARMMRRRDELSRRLLQLAEDIRREEAMIEDNSAILERLDAEEAELSELLDFSGEDVAAARETMEDAAARLSENESVFAALTAERAEAAATRAQLERAIADLASRRERLERQVSEADSELDGISARISALPDPAEKREALEAAEMSEEEAQGGEETAEEHLAEARRNEALTRQPVEQAKAQLSEIETEARTISKMLSASAAAGDFTPLADLLSIEQGFETALGAVLGDDLETPLEAEAPAHWHGNGDGADDPPLPSGCRPISELVEAPDAVMRRLRQVGLVEEGEGEAMMASLSPGQELVTRAGAVFRWDGHVKGADAPSAAALRLSQKNRLATLEDERREAEVTLEDAEQRQQQAGEAVRDAETGLAAAREKVRMAGRLVADARAALGEAERASGELVRRRDVVAETRSQLAAQLEDVAVRAEEAETQLAEAPDFSALEQRLAAQGVEVARLRGELAEARARHDGLMRENDARKRRIVAIGQERASWQNRAKGAEAQIATLRAREDEARDELEGLEEAPEELEDRRRQLIRELETAEEARKSAADRLAEAEEAQREADRHAAKALADLAEAREKRGRAEERLVSARERREASEARIREVLEVAPHEAFRLTGLAPDADLPDPLAVERALERLKVERERLGAVNLRAEEEQAELSGKLEELVRERDDILDAIRKLRGAIQSLNREGRERLLAAFDEVNEQFQRLFVHLFGGGMAELQLIESDDPLEAGLEILARPPGKKPQTMTLLSGGEQALTAMALIFAVFLTNPAPICVLDEVDAPLDDHNVERYCNLLDEMAATTETRFVVITHNPITMARMDRLFGVTMAEQGVSQLVSVDLRTAERLVEEV, encoded by the coding sequence ATGAAATTCGAGCGCCTGCGTCTTGTCGGTTTCAAGTCCTTCGTCGAGGCGAGCGATTTCGTCATCGCGCCCGGACTGACGGGCGTCGTCGGGCCCAATGGCTGCGGCAAGTCCAACCTTGTCGAAGCCCTGCGCTGGGTGATGGGCGAGAATTCCTACAAGAACATGCGCGCTTCCGGCATGGACGACGTGATCTTTTCCGGCTCCGGCAGCCGTCCCGCCCGCAATTCCGCTGAGGTCGGCCTGCACATCGACAATGCCGACCGCACCGCGCCGGCGGCCTTCAACGACAGCGACGAAATCCAGGTCTCGCGGCGCATCACGCGCGAGCAGGGCTCGCTCTACCGCATCAACGGCAAGGAGGCCCGCGCCAAGGACGTCCAGCTTCTGTTCGCCGATGCCTCCACCGGCGCGCGCTCGCCCTCCATGGTCGGGCAGGGGCGGATCGGCGAGCTGATCCAGGCGAAGCCCCAGGCACGCCGGCAATTGCTGGAAGAGGCGGCAGGCATTTCCGGGCTTTACTCGCGTCGCCACGAGGCGGAATTGCGCCTGCGCGCGGCCGAGAGCAACCTGGAACGCCTCGAGGACGTCACGGCCCAGCTTTCAAGCCAGATCGAAAGCCTGAAGCGGCAAACGCGGCAGGCGACGCGCTACAAATCGCTCTCAGCCGATATCCGCGCCCATGACGCCATCCTTCTGCATCTGCGCTGGGTCGAAGCCAAGAACATGGAAGGCGAGGCGACGAGCGCGCTCAACCAGCTGACCTCCGCCGTTGCCGAGCGCGCCAACCAGCAGATGGAGGCGGCGAAGACCCAGGCCGTGGCCGGCCTGAAGACGCCGGAACTGCGCGACGCCGAGGTCAGGGCGGCGGCGACGCTGCAGCGCCTGCAGATCGCCCGGCGGCAACTCGATGATGATGCCGCGCGGATGATGCGCCGCCGCGACGAGTTGTCTCGCCGCCTGTTGCAGCTTGCCGAGGATATCCGCCGCGAAGAGGCGATGATCGAAGACAACAGCGCGATCCTGGAACGGCTCGATGCCGAAGAGGCCGAGCTTTCCGAACTGCTCGATTTCTCCGGAGAGGACGTTGCGGCGGCGCGCGAAACCATGGAGGACGCTGCTGCCAGGCTTTCGGAGAACGAAAGCGTTTTCGCCGCGCTGACGGCGGAACGCGCCGAAGCCGCAGCCACGCGCGCCCAGCTTGAGCGCGCCATAGCCGATCTTGCTTCCCGTCGGGAACGGCTTGAAAGGCAGGTCAGCGAGGCCGACAGCGAGCTTGACGGCATATCCGCCAGGATCTCCGCTTTGCCGGATCCGGCGGAAAAGCGCGAGGCCTTGGAAGCCGCCGAGATGAGCGAGGAGGAGGCCCAGGGCGGCGAGGAAACGGCCGAGGAACACCTTGCCGAGGCGCGCCGCAACGAGGCGTTGACCCGCCAACCGGTGGAGCAGGCCAAGGCCCAGCTCTCCGAGATCGAAACAGAGGCGCGCACGATTTCGAAGATGCTGTCAGCCAGTGCGGCCGCCGGCGACTTCACCCCGCTTGCCGATCTTCTCAGCATCGAACAGGGGTTTGAGACGGCGCTTGGCGCGGTGCTCGGCGATGATCTTGAAACGCCGCTGGAGGCCGAGGCCCCGGCTCATTGGCACGGAAATGGCGACGGCGCGGACGACCCGCCGCTGCCGTCCGGCTGCCGGCCGATCAGCGAACTGGTCGAGGCGCCGGATGCGGTGATGCGGCGTCTCAGGCAGGTCGGCCTGGTCGAAGAGGGCGAGGGCGAGGCGATGATGGCGTCGCTTTCGCCGGGGCAGGAACTGGTCACCCGCGCCGGCGCCGTGTTCCGCTGGGACGGTCATGTGAAGGGCGCTGATGCGCCGAGCGCCGCGGCACTGCGCCTTTCCCAGAAGAACCGGCTGGCGACACTTGAAGACGAACGGCGCGAAGCGGAGGTCACGCTGGAAGATGCCGAACAGCGCCAGCAGCAGGCGGGCGAGGCGGTTCGAGACGCCGAGACGGGGCTTGCCGCCGCGCGCGAGAAGGTTCGCATGGCCGGGCGTCTGGTCGCTGACGCCCGCGCTGCCCTTGGCGAGGCCGAGCGGGCGTCGGGCGAACTGGTGCGCCGCCGTGACGTGGTGGCCGAGACCCGCAGCCAGCTTGCCGCCCAGCTTGAGGATGTTGCGGTGCGGGCGGAGGAGGCGGAAACGCAGCTAGCCGAAGCGCCTGACTTTTCCGCGCTCGAGCAACGTCTTGCCGCACAAGGGGTGGAAGTCGCCCGGCTGCGCGGCGAACTCGCCGAGGCCCGCGCCCGCCATGACGGGCTGATGCGCGAGAACGATGCCCGCAAGCGCCGCATCGTGGCGATCGGCCAGGAGCGGGCAAGCTGGCAGAACCGGGCGAAAGGCGCGGAGGCCCAGATCGCGACGCTGAGGGCGCGCGAGGACGAGGCCCGCGACGAACTGGAGGGACTGGAGGAAGCGCCGGAAGAACTGGAAGACAGGCGTCGCCAGCTGATCCGCGAACTCGAAACGGCCGAGGAGGCGCGCAAATCTGCCGCCGACCGCCTCGCCGAGGCCGAGGAGGCCCAGCGCGAGGCTGATCGTCACGCCGCCAAGGCGCTTGCCGACCTTGCCGAGGCGCGCGAAAAGCGCGGCCGCGCCGAAGAGCGGCTGGTTTCCGCGCGCGAGCGGCGCGAGGCGTCCGAGGCGCGCATCCGCGAAGTGCTGGAGGTTGCGCCGCACGAGGCCTTCCGCTTGACGGGCCTGGCGCCGGACGCCGACCTGCCGGACCCGCTCGCCGTGGAACGCGCGCTGGAGCGCCTCAAGGTCGAGCGTGAGCGTCTCGGCGCGGTCAATCTGCGCGCCGAGGAGGAGCAGGCGGAGCTTTCCGGCAAGCTCGAGGAACTGGTGCGCGAGCGCGACGATATTCTCGATGCCATCCGCAAGCTGCGCGGCGCGATCCAGAGCCTCAACCGCGAGGGGCGCGAGCGCCTGCTTGCCGCCTTCGACGAGGTCAACGAGCAGTTCCAGCGGCTGTTCGTGCATCTGTTCGGCGGCGGCATGGCGGAATTGCAGCTGATCGAATCGGATGATCCGCTGGAAGCCGGGCTCGAAATCCTGGCCCGTCCCCCCGGCAAGAAGCCGCAGACGATGACGCTGCTCTCGGGCGGCGAGCAGGCTCTGACGGCGATGGCGCTGATCTTCGCCGTCTTCCTCACCAATCCGGCGCCGATCTGCGTGCTGGACGAGGTCGACGCGCCGCTCGACGACCACAATGTCGAGCGCTACTGCAACCTGCTCGACGAAATGGCCGCGACCACCGAGACCCGCTTCGTCGTCATCACCCATAATCCGATCACCATGGCGCGCATGGACCGGCTTTTCGGGGTGACGATGGCCGAACAGGGGGTCTCGCAACTGGTCTCCGTTGACCTCAGGACGGCGGAGAGACTGGTGGAGGAAGTCTGA
- a CDS encoding DsbA family protein, giving the protein MAEFEITKRTLLRGVAAGGAVAGLSLAPSAFAQSGNVPASQGNVDMDKALEPGPLPEIAMGEEDAPVKIIEYLSMTCPHCANYQENTFPAIKENYIDTGKVYYIFREFPFDPRAMAAFMLARCAPNGKYVPFMDMMLSQLRTWATAEDGSAAMLQMAKLAGFTQESFQACLTDQKLLDEINSVRERGAEEFGISATPTFLINGKKYSGDMSVDTMSALIDSML; this is encoded by the coding sequence ATGGCTGAATTCGAGATCACAAAGCGGACCCTTTTGCGCGGTGTTGCCGCCGGCGGCGCGGTGGCAGGACTGTCCCTTGCCCCCTCCGCCTTTGCCCAGAGCGGCAACGTGCCCGCAAGCCAGGGCAATGTCGACATGGATAAGGCGCTGGAACCCGGCCCGCTTCCGGAAATCGCCATGGGCGAGGAAGATGCGCCGGTCAAGATCATCGAATATCTGTCGATGACCTGCCCGCACTGCGCCAATTATCAGGAAAACACCTTCCCGGCGATCAAGGAAAACTATATCGATACCGGCAAGGTCTATTACATCTTCCGCGAATTCCCCTTCGATCCGCGCGCCATGGCCGCTTTCATGCTGGCCCGCTGCGCGCCGAACGGCAAATATGTGCCCTTCATGGATATGATGCTGTCGCAGCTGAGAACCTGGGCCACCGCCGAGGATGGCAGCGCCGCGATGCTGCAGATGGCGAAACTCGCCGGTTTTACACAGGAAAGCTTCCAGGCCTGCTTGACGGACCAGAAGCTGCTCGATGAGATAAATTCGGTTAGAGAACGCGGGGCGGAAGAATTCGGCATCAGCGCGACGCCGACCTTCCTGATCAACGGCAAGAAATATTCGGGGGACATGTCGGTTGACACTATGTCGGCCCTTATCGACAGCATGCTCTGA
- a CDS encoding DUF721 domain-containing protein: MRPSRPRNASQIADVANSLIDPILARRAGISTALLSAWEEIAGEAYADFSRPEKITWPRRASESEDGGFRPGCLTIACEGARVLFLTHAQGELVHRVNGFFGFSAIDRIKVVQKPVQPPGGRRRRPPELSPAEARDLEARLQGIESEKLRAAIMRLGAGVMSEKRRKEQAGGRGKG, from the coding sequence ATGCGCCCGTCCCGCCCGCGAAACGCCAGCCAGATCGCCGATGTGGCCAACAGCCTCATCGATCCGATCCTTGCGCGCCGCGCCGGCATTTCAACCGCGCTTCTGAGCGCATGGGAGGAAATTGCCGGCGAGGCCTATGCCGATTTCTCGCGGCCGGAAAAGATCACCTGGCCAAGACGCGCCTCCGAAAGCGAGGATGGGGGCTTCAGGCCGGGTTGCCTGACGATTGCCTGCGAGGGCGCACGCGTTCTGTTCCTGACCCATGCGCAGGGCGAACTCGTCCACCGGGTCAACGGCTTTTTCGGCTTTTCGGCGATCGATCGCATCAAGGTGGTGCAGAAGCCCGTGCAGCCGCCGGGCGGACGGCGCAGAAGGCCACCGGAGCTTTCCCCCGCCGAGGCGCGCGACCTGGAGGCGCGCCTTCAGGGCATCGAGTCGGAAAAGCTGCGCGCGGCGATCATGCGGCTCGGCGCGGGCGTGATGAGCGAGAAACGCAGGAAGGAACAGGCCGGCGGCCGCGGCAAGGGATGA
- the mutY gene encoding A/G-specific adenine glycosylase, whose translation MDHFARKLLAWYDRHHRDLPWRVSPADKAEGVAPDPYHVWLSEIMLQQTTVQAVRPYFDKFLSRWPKVVDLASADTDAVMAAWAGLGYYARARNLKKCAEVLASDRGGRFPDTFDGLKALPGIGDYTAAAIAAIAFDRPEAVVDGNVERVVTRLFAIETPLPSAKPEIRARTKEMTPEERPGDFAQAMMDLGATLCTPKRPACVLCPLREECAALAGDDPQRFPLKMPRAAKPVRRGAAFVAETPDRRILLRTRETKGLLGGMAEVPTTGWTARLDGKTGADAAPFAAKWSAKGEIVHVFTHFELRLAVFHAELAEREVSNGRWTAIAALGEEALPSVMKKAITQAIPDAFKASREIP comes from the coding sequence ATGGATCATTTCGCCCGCAAGCTTCTCGCCTGGTATGACCGCCACCACCGGGACCTGCCCTGGCGCGTCAGCCCCGCCGACAAGGCGGAAGGCGTCGCGCCCGATCCATACCATGTCTGGCTTTCCGAGATCATGCTGCAGCAGACCACGGTGCAGGCCGTCCGTCCCTATTTCGACAAGTTCCTTTCGCGCTGGCCGAAGGTCGTCGACCTTGCCTCAGCCGATACGGACGCCGTGATGGCCGCCTGGGCGGGGCTCGGCTATTACGCCCGCGCACGCAATCTGAAGAAATGCGCCGAAGTGCTGGCGAGCGACCGTGGCGGGCGGTTCCCCGATACGTTCGACGGCCTGAAGGCGCTGCCCGGCATCGGCGACTACACGGCGGCGGCGATCGCCGCCATCGCCTTCGACCGGCCGGAAGCCGTGGTCGACGGCAATGTGGAACGGGTGGTCACGCGGCTTTTCGCAATCGAGACGCCCCTGCCCTCGGCCAAACCGGAAATCCGCGCCCGCACGAAAGAAATGACGCCGGAAGAACGCCCCGGCGATTTCGCCCAGGCGATGATGGATCTCGGCGCGACGCTGTGCACGCCGAAGCGACCGGCCTGCGTGCTCTGCCCCCTGCGCGAGGAATGCGCCGCGCTCGCTGGTGACGATCCACAGCGTTTTCCGCTGAAGATGCCAAGGGCCGCCAAGCCGGTGCGCCGGGGAGCCGCCTTCGTTGCCGAGACCCCGGACCGGCGGATATTGCTGAGAACGCGTGAGACCAAGGGGCTTCTCGGCGGCATGGCCGAGGTGCCGACGACCGGCTGGACGGCCCGGCTTGACGGCAAGACCGGAGCCGATGCCGCGCCCTTTGCCGCCAAATGGTCCGCGAAGGGCGAGATCGTCCATGTTTTCACCCATTTCGAACTCAGACTTGCCGTCTTTCATGCGGAACTTGCCGAACGGGAAGTTTCGAACGGCCGCTGGACGGCGATCGCAGCCCTTGGTGAAGAAGCGCTTCCCAGTGTAATGAAGAAGGCAATCACGCAGGCTATACCCGATGCATTCAAGGCCAGCAGGGAGATACCATGA
- a CDS encoding HAD family phosphatase has protein sequence MTTEIRHIVYDIGHVLVHYDPLVPFSRIIPDPEKRARFFAEVCTDAWNHEQDRGRPWPEAEAEAIARHPEEAENIRAFRAHWDEMIPYAYEDSVALYQSLIAAGHDVTLLTNFAPDTFRICRTRYPFLDEGRGITVSGEVGMVKPDRDIFDRHAETFGIAPEATLFIDDKAVNVEGAKTAGWNAVRFTGADALKADLASFGITA, from the coding sequence ATGACCACTGAAATCCGCCACATCGTCTACGACATCGGCCATGTGCTGGTGCATTACGACCCGCTCGTGCCGTTCTCGCGCATCATTCCGGATCCGGAAAAGCGCGCCCGCTTCTTTGCCGAGGTCTGCACCGATGCCTGGAACCACGAGCAGGACAGGGGTCGCCCCTGGCCCGAGGCCGAGGCCGAAGCGATTGCCCGTCATCCGGAAGAGGCCGAGAATATCCGCGCCTTCCGTGCCCACTGGGACGAGATGATCCCCTATGCCTACGAGGATTCCGTCGCGCTCTACCAGTCCCTGATCGCCGCCGGCCATGACGTGACGCTTCTGACGAATTTCGCGCCCGATACGTTCCGCATCTGCCGCACGCGCTATCCGTTTCTGGATGAAGGACGCGGGATCACTGTCTCCGGCGAGGTTGGCATGGTCAAACCCGACCGCGACATCTTCGACCGCCATGCCGAAACCTTCGGCATCGCGCCCGAGGCGACCCTGTTCATCGATGACAAGGCCGTCAATGTGGAAGGCGCGAAGACCGCCGGGTGGAACGCGGTGCGCTTTACCGGCGCTGATGCGCTGAAAGCCGATCTCGCCAGTTTCGGGATTACCGCCTGA